GGGATAGAGGTATCTTTTGCTGTTTTCCCAATCGTTGTTGTCATGTAATTAGTTAAAATCTCCTAAAAATAGATTGTATATTTCAAAATCGTCTTTGATTATCGAATTTTGCTAGTTAAGCTCATGGATAATCTTTTTCTTATGTGTTAAGGCTTAAACTTATTATCTTAATAAAGCTTAACATTACTAGCATGACAGACAGAGAACAAGGTGGCAACTATTAGGCAAAAAAACCCTCTCTTAAGTGTAGAGAGGGCTTAATGAAAAAAAGGACTATTCGTAAATCCAATTTTGAAGAGCTGGTTTCCAGGTGGTGAGTTCCGACTCCTCAAACCAGAGAGCAATTTCTCTTTGTGCAGTTTCCACAGCATCAGAGCCATGAATTAAATTCCGCCCAATACTGATGCCATAATCACCGCGAATCGTTCCAGGTTCGGCAGTAAGCGGATTAGTTGCCCCAATAATTTTTCTGGCGGAAGCGACAACGCCTTCCCCTTCCCAAACCGTAGCAACTACAGGCGCAGAAGTAATAAATTCAACTAAGTTGCCAAAGAAAGGTTTATCACTGTGAACGTCATAGTGTTTTTCGGCAAGTTCCCGAGAGACGTTCATCATTTTCATAGCGACAAGATTAAAGCCTTTTTGCTCTAAACGCTTGACGATTTCTCCCGTTAAGCCCCGTTGTACGCCATCAGGCTTAATCATAATAAATGTCCGTTCCAAGATAATCTCCTTATGCCTTTACGAAACGATATACCACTCCACAGGTTATATCATTTTGGGGGCTATCGGGTTTTCTAATTTAATTAAATAGGTTAGAAATGACAGTTTCTCGCTCTTGTGGGGACTTTTCTCCCCAATGCCAGAGGCTTTCATAAAAGAAGAAGGAAACCCCATCAAAATCGCGATCGCGCACTGCTTTAACTTGTTTAGAAACCATTTCTATGGGGGTGGGATTATCTTTCAAACCACTTAAAATGCCAACCGCAAAGGGAATATGATCCTTGGCTAATTCAACTTCAGTTCTCTCTAATTCAGAATTAAACTGTTCTAAATCGCGACGATAAACCTGTAAAACTAATTCTTCAACATAGCCTTTTCTTTCCCAAGTAAACCAGTCTTGAAGCGAACTAGGTAACGAAAAATGTAGCGGATTAGGAGAAACTGAAACTAAACAATTAGGATTAGTTGCTTTAATCGTATGAAACAGCTTTTCCATAAACTGATTTAATTGATCAGCACGCCAGCGCACCCAAAAGGTTTCCCGAGGATCTTCTGGAGGATTAGCATTAATTTCTGTTTGATATAGTTCCTTTGTATAATCGTCATACCCAAATTCCACAGATAAGGCAAAATGATCATCAAATTGAATCCCATCTACGTCATAATTTCCCACAATTTCTGTAACTAAATCCAGAATAAACTCTTGTACCTCAGGATGAAAGGGATTCAGCCAAACAATTTCATCTTCTCCTTTCATTTCAATTTGCGTTCCATCTTGGCGTTGAGTTAACCATTCCGGGTGTTGCTGGGCTAAAGCTGAGTCTGCAGGAGCCATAAAGCCAAATTCAAACCAAGGAATTACTCTCATTCCTGCTTCATGCCCTTTTGCAATTACCTCTGCTAACATATCCCGAGATTCCAATCCCGAAATTGGATACACTTTTTCTCCATAAACTTCTTCAGTAATTTGACTGGGATAAAGAGAATATCCGCCTTGCCAAACCGTGGGATAGAGAGTATTAAAATTCAACTTTTCTAAACGATTAATTGCCTCATCTAATGCGGAAGTGGAAAATAATATTTCACTATCAATATTCGTAAGCCAAGTTCCCCGTATTTCTGAACGTTCTGACATTGAATAACTATTGGCTACTGTTTGTAAAGTCAATAAAACACTTGCCATGATAGCGAGAAAAATTATTATTTTTTGCTGTTTCTTCAACATTCTATTTCATCAACAATTATTAGCGGGACAACTTCAGATATCGTTAACACAATTATCACCTCGCTATTGTACTTTAATTTCTTGAATTTAGTATTCATAATACTGTTCTACTAATTCTTGTAAACTAGCTACTTTCACTCCCTTCCCCACAACTTCTACTTGCCATTGATTTTCCTGACGATAAATTTCTGCTAAAATCATGCCTGTATCATCTTTAAAATCATCATGGCTTAAATCATAAGAAGCAATTTCTTCCTCATGCTCTAAATCTACTAAACGGACATGGGCATTTTCTAGTTGTCCTAAATTTTGACGGCGAGAAGCAGCCTCATAGATATTTGTAAAGATAACTAACCTTTTAATCCGTTTTGGCACTTGGGGGAGCGTTACTAAAATTTGTTCCTTATCATGGATTTCTGTTTCATCTTCATCCTCATGTTTTTCGGTGGCTACTGGGGTAATATTTTCTCCTGTTAAATTATCCCCTAAATGACTAATTGCTCCGGAAGGATGGGTTAAGTTGCCATAATAAACGACATCACTACTTTTTTCTATTTTACCTGCTTCGTTTAAGCATAACACTGAAATATCTAAATCTAAATCTGATTGAAATATTTTTTTCAGTCCTTTTTTTTGCCTTACTTCCCAACGTAATCCACAGAGAAGAACATTTAATCCGGGGGCTTGCTTTCTAAGAGAAAATTTTTGTCCAGTTGTTAATTGAATTCCCATTTTTTCCTTGTATATAACTTAACTAATAACTCTAGCAGTTTTCACGCTTCTTGAGATTTTTGTCCTTTATAAATAAACCAATGACCAATAACTAATGACAAATGACTAATAACTAATGACTAACAAACACCATACTTACTTACTTTTTTGCACAAAGGGTAAATCATCAGAAGAAACGGTTTCTGCTGCTTGGATGGTTTCTTTCGCTTTAAATAAACGCCATTGGGTAACCGTGGGGCCAAACAATTCAAAGATAACTGTAGTGCTAACAATAATTGATACTAGAAACTGACCTAAGCCTGGGAAATGGTCAAGAGTAAGAACAGCTAATCCTAATGCTACTCCTGCTTGGGGAAATAAGCTCCAGCCAATATTTTCTTGCACGACTGGTTCTGCATTGACTAAACGAGCAGCAATTCCACCTCCAATGACAAACCCCAAACAACGGGCGAAAACATACAGAATCCCAATTAAGCCCAGAGAAGCCAGTGCTGAAACATCTAACTCACACCCTGCTAAAAGGAAGAAAATCACCAAGAAAGGTTCACTGACTTCTTCAATTGTGCCAAAAATATTTGTTTTCGGTTGAGCGCGATTTTTTGCCACTGTCGCACCAAGCACGATACAAGCCAAGAGATAAGACACGTGCAATTGGTAAGCTAAACCAGTACACAGAAGAAGGAACCCTGTAATTTCTAATAAACTGGGTTTTCCTTTTTTTAAAGCCCCAGCTAAACGAGCCATCGGCCAACCAATTACTAAACCAAGGAGAAAAGCTCCTCCAATTTCCCAAGCTCCAGCAATCATTTCTTGAGAGGGGTTTCCAGCGCCAGTAATAATTTCCCCAACCACTAAGAAAATGCTAAAGAGGGTAATGCCTAAAACGTTATCAGTTGCTAAGACTCGAACAATGGTATCGGTTAGAGGCCCTTTAGCGTTGGTTTCGCTAATGACATCAAGGGTGGCAGCAGGTGCCGAAGCTGGGGCTAATCCTGCTAGCAAGAGGGCTAAAACCAGATCATTTTGAATCCAGTAGGCTATGGTAAAAACAAGGGTGGCTGCCACTAGAGTTTTACCGAAAGAAATAGCAAAAATTTTCGGCCCCGTTTTGAGAAGATCGAAGTTAATAAAGGTTTCCCCGAGCCTAAAAGCAATCATGGATAGTGCAATGTAGGACATAATGGGAAAGAGTCCCACAATTTCGTCAGGAACGAGGTTTAAGAAGGAGGGGCCAATAATAATTCCTGAAATTACAAGTAGGGTAACCCGAGGCAGACGCAGATAACGAGCAATGGCATAGGCTCGTCCGCCGAACATTAAAAATAGACCGAAAACTAAAATATTAGGCAGTTCTGCAATTTCGACCGCTTCTGCTTCCATAATGAGTTTCTTCTCAAATAATTCACTTTTTGTTATAACATTCTCTAGATTGGTTTTGAAATGAGGCGGGATAGTTCTGGAATTGTCTGTAATTGATATAATCTGGGGAAGTTTCACCAATTCTATCTTTTATTAAGCGATTTACTATGGCATCAATCCGAGAGTTACATCAACAGTTAGTTAATAAGGAACGCTCTGCACAAGAACTAACCCAAGAAACCTTCGCGCGTATTGAAGCGTTAGAACCGAAGTTACATAGTTTTCTTCACTTGATGAAAGAGGAAGCAGAAGCTACAGCGAAAAAGGTGGATGAAAAAATTGCTTCAGGAGAGGAGATTGGTTTATTAGAAGGGCTTCCCATTGGGGTAAAAGATAATATGTGTATGACGGGAGTGCCAACTACTTGTGGCTCTCGGATTTTAGAGAATTTTGTCCCTCCTTATGAGTCAACGGTAACGGGTAAGTTAAAGCAAGCTGGGGCGGTATTAGTGGGGAAAACGAATCTTGATGAGTTTGCGATGGGGAGTTCTACGGAAAATTCGGCTTATGCCCTAACGTCTAATCCTTGGGATACCTCACGAGTTCCTGGGGGATCATCAGGAGGTTCAGCCGCTGCAGTGGCGGCGGAAGAATGTGTGGCGGCGTTGGGTTCAGATACAGGGGGATCAATTCGTCAACCTGCGTCTTTTTGTGGTGTGGTGGGAATTAAACCCACTTATGGCTTAGTGTCTCGCTTTGGTTTAGTGGCGTTTGCTTCTTCTTTGGATCAAATTGGCTCTTTTGGGCGTAGTGTAGAGGATGCAGCGGTTTTATTAGGCGCGATCGCAGGTCATGATCCAGCCGATAGCACAAGTTTAAATATTGAGATTCCCGACTATACCCAATATTTAACCCCTGAGTTACCCAAAGATCGCAAGCTCAAAATTGGCGTAATCACAGAAACTTTTGGCGAAGGACTCTCTGAGGAGGTTAAAACGGCGGTTGAAGCGGGAATTGAACAATTTAAGGCGCTCGGTGCAGAAATTGTAGAGATCTCTTGTCCTCGTTTCCGTTATGGGTTGCCTGCTTATTATATTATTGCTCCTTCGGAAGCGTCTTCTAATTTGGCGCGGTATGATGCGGTGCGCTATGGAAAACGCAGTGAGGAGGCAGACAATTTACTCTCAATGTACACTAAGACCCGTGCGGAGGGGTTTGGTGCCGAGGTAAAACGTCGCATTATGGTGGGAACTTATACCCTTTCAGCAGGTTATTATGATGCTTATTATTTGAAGGCGCAAAAGGTAAGAACGCTGATTAAACAGGATTTTCAGAAGGCGTTTGAGTCAGTAGATTTATTAGTGTGTCCCACAGCACCAACGACGGCGTTTAAGGCAGGAGAAAAAACGGATGATCCCTTGAGTATGTATCTATCGGACTTAACAACCGTTCCTGTAAGTTTAGCAGGATTACCAGCGCTCAATCTTCCTTGTGGGTTTGATTCTCAAGGCTTACCGATTGGAATGCAGTTGATTGCTAATGTATTAAGAGAGGATCAACTGTTGCATACAGCCTATGTTTATGAACAAGCAACAGATTGGCATAAACAAAGTCCAGAAATTAGTTAATGGTGAGTTGGTTAAGGTCTAGGTTAAGAGCAATGATTTATGTTTTAGCAGTTGGCGCGATCGCGTATTTAGTGGCTGGTTTTACCCTATTTGCCACCCAAAGAAAACTGGTCTTTTTCCCCTCTCAAATCATTCAGGCAACTCCTAGTGAGTATAACTTGCCCTATGAATCCGTTTATATTCCCATGGGAGAGGAGGAATATATTCATGGCTGGTGGATGCCCAGTGAGTCTAGTGAGGCCCCTGTTTTACTCTATTTACACGGTAATGGGGGCAATGTGGGAACCAATTTACCTCGGGCGGAACGTTTTCATTCAGTGGGATTTTCTGTATTTCTCATTGATTATCGGGGATATGGGAAAAGTGAGGGGCGCTTTCCGAATGAAGAACGAGTGTATGAGGATGCCCAAGCCGCTTGGCGGTATTTAGTGGAAGAACAGAATATTTCTCCCGATAACTTATATGTGTTTGGTCATTCTCTCGGTGGCGCGATCGCGCTAGAATTAGCCAATCGCCAGCCAGAAATCCCAGGTTTAATCGTTGAGGGGTCTTTTACTTCTATCAAGGATATGGCGACCCATATTGGGCAATACAATTGGCTTCCCCTGAATTGGGTACTCACACAACGGTTTAACTCAAAAGAAAAGCTATCTTCTCTTGATATGCCCATTTTCTACATTCATGGCACTAATGATCCTGTCGTCCCCTATGAAATGAGCAAAGAACTTTATCAAGCCTCAAAAGGAGAAGCAGAACTCTGGCTAGTAGAAGGGGCTGGTCATCATGATATTGGGGAGATCATGGGAGGCACTTATGAGCAAAAAGTCTGGGACTTTGTCATGGAAAAAAATCCTTCCTTGTCGCCCCAACCCTAACTGAAGCCCTTTTCAGACTCGTTAAGATAGTGAGGTTAGAACGGGACTGACGGGGCTCGAACCCGCAACTTCTGCCGTGACAGGGCAGTGCTCTAACCAATTGAACTACAGTCCCTTAGAACGCGAATACTATAATAACCATTATTTTAGGGTTTGTCAAATGCTAAACCAAAAATTCTTTAAAAGTCACTGTATTCAGAAAAGTTTGACTTTTAGAAAAAAGTATGATAGCCAAATCATAAGACAATAGCTAGCTCAATTGTTGCTCAGAAATTGTCCAGCTGGCACTGGTAATCATAGGCTCTAAACTTAAACGACTAATTACTTGTTCTAACAGCTTATCATTGCGATTTTGGGTCGCTAACTCTGCTTCGACAACGACTTTTCCAGCTTCCTCTGCAATGTCCTCACTGCGTAAAGATCGCAGTTTCATGTCCCCCATACTGAGGGATTGTAATAACAAACTGCGGACTCGGGCTTCATCTTTTTCCCGACAAGTCAGGGAGCATTGATAGCAAAGTTCGATGTCTGTTCCGTCTAAAGGCTGTTGATTAATTTTATGACTAAAGTATCGCAGAACCGTATTCGACAATAAAACCGCGATCGCGCCCATAAAGGCTTCCGAGAGAAAACCTGCCCCTGATAACGCACCAACTGCCGCGGCACACCAAATCGTCGCCGCCGTATTTAAGCCACGAACAGTTAACCCTTCCCGTAAAATTACCCCACCTGCTAAGAAACCAATTCCCGAAACCACTTGTGCAGCAATTCGAGTCGGGCTAGCCTCTTCAGGGGTTAATACCGAGAGAATGACAAATAATGCTGCCCCAGTAGAAACCAAAGTATTCGTGCGTAATCCCGCCATTCTTTGTCGCCATTGACGCTCAAACCCCAAAGCAGAGCCTAATAAAAAAGCAACCACCAGCCGAATTGCAACCTCAAACCATACCATTTTCCTCGCTA
This window of the Euhalothece natronophila Z-M001 genome carries:
- the ndk gene encoding nucleoside-diphosphate kinase yields the protein MERTFIMIKPDGVQRGLTGEIVKRLEQKGFNLVAMKMMNVSRELAEKHYDVHSDKPFFGNLVEFITSAPVVATVWEGEGVVASARKIIGATNPLTAEPGTIRGDYGISIGRNLIHGSDAVETAQREIALWFEESELTTWKPALQNWIYE
- a CDS encoding glycoside hydrolase family 10 protein; translation: MASVLLTLQTVANSYSMSERSEIRGTWLTNIDSEILFSTSALDEAINRLEKLNFNTLYPTVWQGGYSLYPSQITEEVYGEKVYPISGLESRDMLAEVIAKGHEAGMRVIPWFEFGFMAPADSALAQQHPEWLTQRQDGTQIEMKGEDEIVWLNPFHPEVQEFILDLVTEIVGNYDVDGIQFDDHFALSVEFGYDDYTKELYQTEINANPPEDPRETFWVRWRADQLNQFMEKLFHTIKATNPNCLVSVSPNPLHFSLPSSLQDWFTWERKGYVEELVLQVYRRDLEQFNSELERTEVELAKDHIPFAVGILSGLKDNPTPIEMVSKQVKAVRDRDFDGVSFFFYESLWHWGEKSPQERETVISNLFN
- a CDS encoding TerD family protein gives rise to the protein MGIQLTTGQKFSLRKQAPGLNVLLCGLRWEVRQKKGLKKIFQSDLDLDISVLCLNEAGKIEKSSDVVYYGNLTHPSGAISHLGDNLTGENITPVATEKHEDEDETEIHDKEQILVTLPQVPKRIKRLVIFTNIYEAASRRQNLGQLENAHVRLVDLEHEEEIASYDLSHDDFKDDTGMILAEIYRQENQWQVEVVGKGVKVASLQELVEQYYEY
- a CDS encoding cation:proton antiporter, giving the protein MEAEAVEIAELPNILVFGLFLMFGGRAYAIARYLRLPRVTLLVISGIIIGPSFLNLVPDEIVGLFPIMSYIALSMIAFRLGETFINFDLLKTGPKIFAISFGKTLVAATLVFTIAYWIQNDLVLALLLAGLAPASAPAATLDVISETNAKGPLTDTIVRVLATDNVLGITLFSIFLVVGEIITGAGNPSQEMIAGAWEIGGAFLLGLVIGWPMARLAGALKKGKPSLLEITGFLLLCTGLAYQLHVSYLLACIVLGATVAKNRAQPKTNIFGTIEEVSEPFLVIFFLLAGCELDVSALASLGLIGILYVFARCLGFVIGGGIAARLVNAEPVVQENIGWSLFPQAGVALGLAVLTLDHFPGLGQFLVSIIVSTTVIFELFGPTVTQWRLFKAKETIQAAETVSSDDLPFVQKSK
- the gatA gene encoding Asp-tRNA(Asn)/Glu-tRNA(Gln) amidotransferase subunit GatA — its product is MASIRELHQQLVNKERSAQELTQETFARIEALEPKLHSFLHLMKEEAEATAKKVDEKIASGEEIGLLEGLPIGVKDNMCMTGVPTTCGSRILENFVPPYESTVTGKLKQAGAVLVGKTNLDEFAMGSSTENSAYALTSNPWDTSRVPGGSSGGSAAAVAAEECVAALGSDTGGSIRQPASFCGVVGIKPTYGLVSRFGLVAFASSLDQIGSFGRSVEDAAVLLGAIAGHDPADSTSLNIEIPDYTQYLTPELPKDRKLKIGVITETFGEGLSEEVKTAVEAGIEQFKALGAEIVEISCPRFRYGLPAYYIIAPSEASSNLARYDAVRYGKRSEEADNLLSMYTKTRAEGFGAEVKRRIMVGTYTLSAGYYDAYYLKAQKVRTLIKQDFQKAFESVDLLVCPTAPTTAFKAGEKTDDPLSMYLSDLTTVPVSLAGLPALNLPCGFDSQGLPIGMQLIANVLREDQLLHTAYVYEQATDWHKQSPEIS
- a CDS encoding alpha/beta hydrolase, with the translated sequence MIYVLAVGAIAYLVAGFTLFATQRKLVFFPSQIIQATPSEYNLPYESVYIPMGEEEYIHGWWMPSESSEAPVLLYLHGNGGNVGTNLPRAERFHSVGFSVFLIDYRGYGKSEGRFPNEERVYEDAQAAWRYLVEEQNISPDNLYVFGHSLGGAIALELANRQPEIPGLIVEGSFTSIKDMATHIGQYNWLPLNWVLTQRFNSKEKLSSLDMPIFYIHGTNDPVVPYEMSKELYQASKGEAELWLVEGAGHHDIGEIMGGTYEQKVWDFVMEKNPSLSPQP
- a CDS encoding MgtC/SapB family protein, which encodes MVWFEVAIRLVVAFLLGSALGFERQWRQRMAGLRTNTLVSTGAALFVILSVLTPEEASPTRIAAQVVSGIGFLAGGVILREGLTVRGLNTAATIWCAAAVGALSGAGFLSEAFMGAIAVLLSNTVLRYFSHKINQQPLDGTDIELCYQCSLTCREKDEARVRSLLLQSLSMGDMKLRSLRSEDIAEEAGKVVVEAELATQNRNDKLLEQVISRLSLEPMITSASWTISEQQLS